From Microcoleus sp. FACHB-831, a single genomic window includes:
- a CDS encoding right-handed parallel beta-helix repeat-containing protein has product MAWITWLLVGTQTAIASSQTVESQPKEAIAGGAKTLAEAGFLSETLQPKITPTQQTINPKTAQNTEQAQRRSLRISPRIGASFTTGAGVGYESSFTGIEGFVPLLQTPGSNLAFLQGKLLLSTDDSNLSSNLLLGYRSYLSQDKRILGGYVAYDTRNTENASFGQLGAGFESLGEFWDILANAYIPVGETRKQTQENIFDSVIPFAQPRFQSNYLAIANQQRRIDRRFEAAMSGFDVEGGLKIASLGRTGDVRGYGGIYYYDVPGGEDTLGGRARIEARPTDNFRLGLTLSSDGIFGTNLVLSLGANFPGTRPRGATQEDRVLARMGESVTRMANIAVDEQFESESFLLPSAIFAINPTTNQPLFFRHVNLGMGTGNGTFESPAGTLEAALAVAQANDIVYVQAGTNPGIPAFTIPNGVQVLSTGPVQRIDTVQLGNIQLLGSGTGVLPTVTGTVAAGNGIVTMGSDSVLSGFAIQVAGSEQVNGIKGTNVNNVTIRDNTITNAFSEGIFLENATGKVLISNNIVRDTRNPETDTSLESGIFIWNYKGDADITISNNRVETNFNATNYRIDGIEVNVCRDVDALFVPKPCTAPSKATVRILDNVIAHNGTIAGGADGIDLNLGNFATAEFIISGNQLSKIPDEGVSIGAVANAVGTFTITNNTVRSVGDSGIEVDLFKPDSAIAPAVNLFNTTKTQFTITGNTLDTTDNDGIDFELADRADLTVTIASNTINKSGNGSSGDRGIDIQANDRAVTRATIESNIISNSSADGIRLATAASATIRGNTISASANQAIKLENVTESATITSNNITASAKESISLTEAAGTVLINNNTISGSANNTNNAAILRNSKGVVNVTVSGNNIANSNGVAISLSGNAQGTVVVENNPITTTGTALELRVSETANLTSATIRGNTISGTPTSIEGLVFRAFDDAKTNVTISNNQIRSIAGRGIGIEASDRSNSQFTISGNTIDSAKTIAIDPNVSGNAVLSLRISGNTISNTNSGNTTSGGRGIEPDAKDSSTLRLLLENNTISGSGGAGISTYAFDNSNVSVVARNNNLTNNNNVQNPEAPSAFAVEADPNSLGTSPKVCVALSSNIGTGNKNNLDFSVYNGNPSVATFQIESLSLNTGTFKVESLITAPTLNPTTLPTEFSSVASGTCPLP; this is encoded by the coding sequence TTGGCATGGATTACATGGCTGCTGGTAGGAACGCAGACAGCGATCGCTTCTTCGCAAACTGTTGAGTCGCAACCTAAAGAAGCGATCGCAGGGGGTGCTAAAACTTTAGCTGAAGCGGGTTTTCTCTCCGAGACGCTCCAACCTAAAATAACACCAACCCAACAAACAATTAACCCGAAAACAGCACAAAACACAGAACAAGCTCAAAGGCGATCGCTGCGAATTTCTCCCCGCATTGGCGCGAGTTTCACGACTGGTGCGGGCGTGGGTTACGAAAGCTCTTTTACTGGAATTGAAGGCTTTGTTCCCCTACTGCAAACTCCGGGGAGCAACCTCGCGTTTTTACAAGGAAAGTTGCTACTTTCGACAGATGATTCTAACCTCAGCAGCAACCTCCTGCTAGGATATCGCTCTTACCTTTCGCAAGATAAACGCATTTTGGGGGGCTACGTTGCATACGACACGCGCAACACTGAAAATGCTAGTTTTGGTCAACTGGGTGCAGGATTTGAAAGCTTAGGGGAATTTTGGGATATTTTAGCAAACGCTTATATTCCTGTTGGGGAAACGCGCAAACAGACGCAGGAAAATATTTTTGATTCAGTAATCCCGTTCGCACAACCGCGCTTTCAGAGCAATTATTTAGCGATCGCAAATCAACAACGCCGCATCGATCGCCGCTTTGAAGCAGCAATGAGTGGATTTGATGTTGAAGGTGGCTTGAAAATCGCCTCGCTAGGTAGAACAGGCGACGTGCGCGGTTACGGTGGAATTTATTACTATGATGTTCCCGGCGGTGAGGATACTTTAGGCGGACGCGCTCGCATAGAAGCTCGTCCAACTGATAATTTCAGGCTGGGTTTAACCCTCTCCAGCGACGGAATTTTTGGCACTAATTTGGTTCTCAGTTTAGGTGCTAATTTCCCCGGTACCCGCCCTAGAGGAGCAACGCAAGAAGATCGCGTATTAGCTCGTATGGGAGAATCTGTCACCCGGATGGCTAATATCGCAGTCGATGAGCAATTTGAATCTGAGTCCTTCCTATTACCATCGGCAATATTCGCAATTAATCCTACTACAAATCAGCCGCTATTTTTCCGACACGTTAACTTAGGAATGGGTACGGGTAACGGCACTTTTGAAAGTCCTGCTGGAACTCTTGAAGCTGCACTTGCTGTTGCTCAAGCCAATGATATTGTCTACGTGCAAGCAGGTACAAATCCTGGTATTCCAGCTTTCACAATTCCTAACGGCGTGCAGGTGCTTTCTACTGGCCCAGTGCAGCGAATAGATACGGTACAGTTAGGTAATATACAATTGCTGGGATCTGGTACTGGCGTGTTACCCACAGTCACCGGAACCGTTGCAGCGGGGAATGGAATTGTTACCATGGGGAGCGATAGCGTTCTCTCTGGCTTTGCAATTCAAGTCGCAGGTAGCGAACAAGTAAACGGCATTAAAGGCACAAACGTCAACAATGTCACAATTCGGGATAACACTATAACAAATGCATTTAGTGAAGGCATTTTTCTGGAAAATGCTACTGGAAAAGTCCTGATTAGCAACAACATAGTAAGAGATACGCGCAACCCAGAGACAGACACCAGCCTGGAAAGCGGTATTTTCATTTGGAACTATAAGGGTGATGCCGATATAACAATTTCAAACAACAGGGTTGAGACGAATTTCAATGCTACTAACTATAGGATTGATGGTATTGAAGTTAACGTTTGTCGGGATGTTGATGCACTTTTTGTTCCTAAACCTTGCACTGCCCCTTCTAAAGCTACAGTCAGAATTTTGGATAACGTTATTGCTCACAATGGCACAATTGCAGGCGGCGCTGATGGGATAGATCTCAATTTGGGGAATTTTGCCACAGCAGAGTTTATTATTAGTGGCAACCAACTTAGTAAAATTCCCGATGAAGGTGTATCTATTGGGGCTGTTGCTAATGCTGTGGGAACGTTTACGATAACTAACAACACGGTTCGCAGCGTGGGCGATAGCGGTATTGAAGTGGATTTGTTTAAGCCCGACTCTGCGATCGCTCCTGCTGTTAATTTGTTTAATACTACTAAGACGCAGTTTACTATTACAGGCAATACTCTTGATACGACTGACAATGATGGTATTGATTTTGAGCTTGCAGATCGAGCAGATTTAACAGTAACGATTGCTAGCAATACAATTAATAAAAGCGGTAATGGTAGTTCAGGCGATCGCGGTATTGATATACAGGCTAACGATCGCGCTGTAACTCGCGCCACGATCGAGTCAAATATCATTAGTAATAGTTCTGCTGATGGAATTCGACTCGCCACTGCTGCATCAGCAACGATCCGAGGTAACACCATCTCTGCTTCTGCCAATCAAGCCATCAAGCTGGAAAATGTCACCGAGTCTGCTACTATCACCAGTAACAATATCACCGCTTCCGCTAAAGAAAGCATCAGTCTGACGGAAGCTGCTGGCACAGTCCTTATCAATAACAACACCATTAGCGGTAGCGCCAATAATACTAATAACGCTGCAATTCTGCGAAATAGTAAGGGAGTAGTTAACGTAACTGTTTCAGGCAATAATATTGCTAACTCTAATGGAGTTGCAATTAGCTTATCGGGTAATGCTCAAGGAACAGTAGTAGTGGAGAATAACCCCATAACTACTACGGGAACTGCGCTGGAACTGCGAGTAAGTGAAACTGCTAATCTAACATCAGCTACTATAAGGGGCAATACGATTAGCGGCACTCCTACTTCTATAGAAGGCTTGGTCTTCCGTGCTTTTGATGATGCTAAGACAAACGTGACGATTAGCAACAATCAAATCCGCAGTATTGCTGGTAGAGGTATAGGTATTGAAGCTAGCGATCGCTCTAACTCTCAATTCACTATATCGGGCAACACTATTGATAGTGCAAAAACTATTGCCATCGACCCGAATGTATCTGGCAATGCTGTTTTAAGTCTAAGAATTTCTGGCAACACTATTTCCAACACTAATTCTGGCAACACCACTTCTGGCGGTAGAGGCATTGAACCAGACGCGAAAGATTCTTCCACCCTCCGGCTGTTACTGGAAAATAACACAATTAGCGGCAGCGGTGGAGCAGGAATATCTACTTATGCTTTTGATAATTCAAATGTATCCGTAGTAGCTCGAAACAACAACCTGACTAACAATAATAACGTCCAAAATCCTGAAGCACCGAGCGCTTTTGCAGTCGAGGCAGATCCAAATTCTCTTGGAACCAGCCCTAAAGTATGCGTGGCGCTAAGCAGTAACATAGGTACGGGAAACAAAAACAATCTTGATTTTAGTGTTTACAACGGCAATCCTTCTGTGGCTACATTCCAGATAGAATCTCTGTCGCTGAATACTGGCACTTTCAAGGTAGAATCGCTGATTACTGCTCCAACTTTAAATCCAACAACACTACCAACAGAGTTTTCCTCTGTGGCGAGTGGAACTTGTCCATTACCTTAA
- a CDS encoding cation diffusion facilitator family transporter: MLSAKEPFGSHRAVIHSGCECLPLNKSVPGSQSRQKTQLLWIVVGLLTGFFVAEWSVGLWSHALSLQADAGHILSDVAALGISLLASWLAQKPAAGIATFGHRRVEILAALVNGCSLLAIAALICWEAIHRFQSPEEVLGLPMLAIAAVGLVVNLLNINLLHQHSHHDLNLRGAFLHVVADTASSVGVIIAALAVHFLNWFWADAAVSLLVASLTGLSALPLVGESLKILLEYAPSSIEPSKVEAALKSFPGVLDVEKLHIWTINSGMVMLCADLTVESSTAEQRDRLLRQLQAYLHQEFGILEAILQLTSPNSKAAIPLHPLFNQNLISMLSRTP, encoded by the coding sequence ATGCTTTCAGCTAAAGAGCCTTTTGGCAGTCACCGTGCAGTTATCCATTCTGGGTGCGAATGCTTGCCTTTAAATAAGTCTGTTCCTGGAAGCCAAAGCCGACAAAAAACTCAGTTATTGTGGATTGTTGTAGGATTGCTGACTGGCTTTTTTGTGGCTGAGTGGAGTGTCGGTCTGTGGAGTCATGCTTTATCTCTACAAGCAGATGCGGGACATATCCTTTCGGATGTAGCAGCTTTGGGGATATCCTTGCTAGCAAGTTGGTTGGCACAAAAACCTGCTGCTGGGATAGCTACATTTGGACATCGCCGCGTAGAAATTTTGGCAGCTTTGGTTAATGGTTGTAGTTTACTAGCGATCGCTGCTCTTATCTGCTGGGAAGCAATTCATCGTTTCCAATCGCCAGAGGAAGTTTTAGGCTTGCCGATGTTGGCGATCGCTGCTGTTGGTTTAGTTGTAAATCTGCTCAATATCAACTTACTCCACCAACACAGCCACCACGATCTAAACCTGCGCGGAGCCTTCCTCCATGTCGTTGCTGATACTGCCAGTTCCGTTGGCGTTATTATAGCTGCCTTGGCAGTTCATTTCTTAAATTGGTTCTGGGCAGATGCAGCCGTTAGTTTGCTGGTTGCTAGTTTAACTGGCCTGAGTGCTTTACCGCTAGTCGGGGAAAGTCTGAAAATTTTACTTGAATATGCGCCAAGTTCAATTGAGCCAAGTAAAGTGGAAGCTGCTTTGAAATCCTTTCCTGGTGTTTTGGATGTAGAAAAGTTACACATTTGGACTATTAATTCAGGCATGGTGATGCTGTGTGCCGATCTTACTGTCGAATCCTCAACTGCTGAACAAAGAGACCGATTACTTAGGCAATTGCAAGCCTACCTGCATCAGGAGTTTGGGATTTTAGAGGCGATTTTGCAACTAACTAGCCCGAACTCTAAAGCCGCAATTCCGCTTCATCCTTTATTTAACCAAAATTTAATTTCCATGTTATCCAGAACACCCTGA
- the tsf gene encoding translation elongation factor Ts has translation MAEISAQTVKELRDKTGAGMMDCKKALKETSGDITKAMEWLRQKGLAKAGNKEGNVTAEGLVGSYIHTGGRVGVLVEVNCQTDFVARNEAFQGLVRNIAMQIAACPNVEYVKVDDIPADIVAKEKEIEMGKDDLANKPDNIKEKIVQGRIEKRLKEMTLLDQPYIKDQSINVEELVKQNVATLGENIQVRRFVRFVLGEGIEKKESNFAEEVAAQIGGNK, from the coding sequence ATGGCGGAAATATCTGCACAGACTGTTAAAGAGCTGCGCGACAAAACAGGCGCTGGCATGATGGACTGCAAAAAAGCTCTGAAAGAAACCAGCGGCGATATAACCAAAGCTATGGAATGGCTGCGGCAAAAAGGGCTGGCTAAAGCTGGTAACAAAGAAGGAAACGTAACCGCCGAAGGACTTGTAGGTAGCTACATCCACACAGGCGGTCGCGTTGGCGTCTTGGTTGAAGTAAACTGCCAGACAGACTTTGTTGCCCGTAACGAAGCTTTCCAAGGCTTGGTGCGGAACATCGCGATGCAAATTGCGGCTTGCCCTAACGTCGAGTACGTTAAAGTAGACGACATCCCTGCTGATATCGTTGCCAAGGAAAAAGAAATCGAAATGGGCAAGGATGATTTGGCCAATAAGCCAGATAACATCAAAGAAAAGATCGTTCAGGGCCGGATTGAAAAACGCCTGAAAGAAATGACTTTGTTGGATCAGCCCTACATTAAGGATCAAAGTATCAACGTCGAAGAGTTGGTTAAGCAAAATGTTGCTACTTTAGGTGAAAACATCCAAGTCCGTCGCTTTGTACGGTTCGTACTCGGCGAAGGGATCGAAAAGAAAGAAAGCAATTTTGCTGAAGAAGTTGCAGCTCAAATTGGCGGCAATAAGTAA
- the rpsB gene encoding 30S ribosomal protein S2 — MPVVSLAQMMESGVHFGHQTRRWNPKMDQYIFTARNGVHIIDLVQTAQLMEDAYAYMRTASEQGKKFLFIGTKRQAAGIVAQEAVRCGSYFINQRWLGGMLTNWATIKTRVERLKELERREESGALDLLPKKEASVLRREMTKLQKYLGGIKLMRKVPDIVVIVDQRREYNAVQECQKLGIPIVSLLDTNCDPDVVDIPIPANDDAIRSIKLIVGKLADAIYEGRHGQLEAEEEYEDYEGAEDELDYEEEEFIAENNDEETEES; from the coding sequence ATGCCAGTTGTTTCATTGGCTCAAATGATGGAGTCAGGCGTTCACTTCGGGCACCAAACCCGTCGGTGGAACCCGAAGATGGATCAGTATATTTTCACCGCCCGCAACGGCGTCCACATCATTGACTTGGTGCAAACAGCACAGTTAATGGAAGACGCATACGCCTATATGCGTACAGCATCCGAGCAGGGCAAGAAATTTTTATTCATCGGCACCAAGCGGCAAGCAGCAGGAATTGTTGCTCAAGAAGCCGTCCGTTGTGGCTCCTATTTCATCAACCAACGCTGGCTGGGGGGAATGCTCACCAACTGGGCGACCATTAAAACCCGTGTAGAAAGGTTGAAAGAATTGGAGCGTCGCGAAGAAAGCGGTGCGTTGGATTTGTTGCCCAAAAAAGAAGCATCCGTCCTGCGCCGCGAAATGACAAAACTCCAGAAATACCTGGGCGGCATTAAGCTGATGCGGAAAGTTCCCGACATTGTGGTGATTGTAGACCAGCGCCGGGAATATAACGCAGTTCAAGAATGCCAAAAATTGGGAATTCCTATCGTATCGCTGCTAGATACAAACTGCGATCCCGATGTGGTTGATATCCCCATTCCAGCTAACGACGATGCTATTCGGTCGATTAAGCTAATAGTGGGTAAATTGGCAGACGCCATTTATGAAGGTCGTCACGGTCAACTGGAAGCTGAAGAAGAATACGAAGATTACGAAGGCGCTGAAGACGAACTCGACTATGAAGAAGAAGAATTCATAGCCGAAAATAATGACGAGGAAACCGAAGAGTCATAA
- a CDS encoding alkaline phosphatase, translated as MLSLLRSYKQWLTWFVAGLACTALFTFGLPIVWQQSGLTQAATNDINVILMIGDGMGWEMARAAALAKGAPPYASGRGQGLSLQTLSGYTYMTTYGTTVKGNNGTFSTGNSARDDSKPVTGESPIRPGFVFNPAFNPGNTSTGGSTSGGNLVGYDPARGGPNPWTPGNDKEYIKWSYPDSANTATTMYTGIKSFNNAMGVDLLEQAQQTILQKAAKKGKSTGLVTSVPISHATPGAAASSVNRRAKYDNDFPALDNILQEALRPDQGYLPTVLMGGGHPLDFENTSNVGPVFKYTYIRKSTYDELRTKPTSNRYGYRFLERSPNAAASLLNAATTVDPNAGQRLLGLYGARGQNGNIPISTANGDYSSTGFDNFSLYATAAANKQVPKPDTVRPLAPGETDAQFIAREVNENPTLADMTQAALTVLSKDPDGFWLMVEGGDVDWACHDNNMDNLIGTMNDFDKAIQTVINWINQNGGWSKNMLIVTADHDHYLTLNPNFPELLAQKGAEALTYTEHNPAGAGHFWGSDSSIKYGWGNHTNRMVPVYYQGGPISLANYVGRGITAYGSTVPGTPTAMDQTHIFEVMNAALNAKPRVR; from the coding sequence ATGCTCTCATTACTTAGAAGCTACAAACAGTGGCTAACTTGGTTTGTGGCTGGTTTAGCCTGTACTGCCTTATTTACCTTTGGCCTGCCAATAGTTTGGCAGCAGTCTGGTTTAACTCAAGCCGCTACCAACGACATTAACGTTATCTTGATGATTGGCGACGGCATGGGTTGGGAAATGGCTCGCGCCGCCGCACTTGCTAAAGGCGCTCCCCCTTATGCTAGCGGCAGGGGTCAAGGTCTAAGCTTGCAAACCCTGTCCGGCTACACCTACATGACCACCTACGGCACGACCGTTAAAGGTAATAACGGCACGTTCTCAACTGGCAACTCTGCACGGGACGACTCTAAACCCGTGACGGGCGAAAGCCCCATCCGCCCTGGCTTTGTCTTCAATCCTGCCTTCAATCCCGGTAACACTTCAACTGGAGGCAGTACCTCTGGAGGCAACCTTGTAGGCTACGACCCAGCGCGGGGTGGCCCCAATCCTTGGACGCCGGGGAACGACAAAGAGTACATCAAGTGGAGCTACCCAGACTCAGCCAACACCGCAACGACGATGTACACGGGCATCAAGAGTTTCAACAACGCAATGGGCGTAGACCTCTTGGAGCAAGCCCAGCAGACAATTCTGCAAAAAGCTGCCAAAAAAGGTAAATCCACAGGCTTAGTCACCTCAGTCCCCATCAGCCATGCAACTCCGGGAGCTGCCGCATCCAGCGTTAACCGTCGAGCCAAGTACGACAACGACTTTCCTGCTTTAGACAACATTCTTCAAGAGGCTCTTCGCCCTGACCAGGGATACCTGCCCACAGTGTTGATGGGTGGCGGTCATCCCCTGGATTTTGAGAACACCAGTAACGTCGGGCCAGTCTTTAAGTACACCTACATCAGGAAGTCAACCTACGACGAACTGAGAACAAAGCCCACTTCTAACCGCTACGGCTACAGATTCCTAGAGCGCAGCCCTAATGCTGCCGCATCGTTACTAAACGCCGCCACCACCGTAGATCCCAATGCTGGACAAAGGTTACTAGGCTTGTACGGTGCAAGGGGACAAAACGGCAACATCCCCATCAGTACAGCCAACGGCGACTACAGCAGCACTGGTTTTGATAACTTCTCTCTGTACGCTACGGCTGCTGCTAATAAACAAGTTCCAAAGCCTGACACTGTTCGTCCTCTGGCTCCTGGGGAAACTGATGCTCAGTTTATAGCTAGAGAGGTGAATGAGAACCCCACCCTCGCGGATATGACCCAAGCCGCGCTTACAGTTTTGAGTAAAGATCCCGATGGGTTCTGGCTGATGGTTGAAGGTGGCGACGTTGACTGGGCTTGCCATGACAATAACATGGACAACCTCATTGGCACGATGAACGACTTCGATAAAGCCATTCAAACTGTCATCAACTGGATTAACCAAAATGGCGGCTGGAGCAAGAATATGTTGATTGTCACCGCCGACCACGACCACTATCTCACGCTTAACCCCAACTTCCCTGAGTTGTTGGCACAAAAGGGCGCTGAAGCGCTAACTTATACAGAGCATAATCCCGCAGGTGCAGGCCACTTCTGGGGTTCGGATTCTAGCATTAAGTATGGCTGGGGCAACCACACCAACCGCATGGTGCCAGTTTACTACCAGGGCGGCCCTATAAGCCTTGCTAACTATGTAGGCCGGGGTATTACAGCCTATGGCTCTACTGTGCCCGGTACTCCTACTGCAATGGATCAGACTCACATTTTTGAAGTGATGAACGCTGCACTCAATGCAAAGCCTAGAGTCCGATAA
- a CDS encoding glycosyltransferase encodes MFFSVVIPTYNRKPILEKCLRAIENQHFTDGSVVAGYEVVLVDDGSTDGTLEWLEEHKSEFPHVRSLCQNHQGPAAARNLGVEQAKGDYIVFIDSDLVVTSHFLQAHADALVQAESDRVFTYGWVINTNNFDNPTSEPYKITDFSAAYFATGNVAIARQWLEKAGLFDTRFQLYGWEDLELGVRLKELGLKLIKCPAAVGYHWHPPFALDQIPPMIDREIQRGRMGVLFYEKHPTWDVRMMIQMTLLHRILWGLLSLGGTLNERTMAPFLQWLINQGKPQLALEIARIFLNWYNVKGVYAAYYDARQKA; translated from the coding sequence GTGTTTTTCAGCGTTGTCATTCCAACTTATAATCGCAAGCCGATTCTAGAGAAATGCCTCAGAGCAATAGAAAATCAGCATTTTACTGATGGTAGTGTTGTCGCTGGCTATGAAGTTGTCCTCGTGGATGATGGTTCGACGGATGGCACATTGGAATGGTTAGAGGAACACAAAAGTGAGTTTCCCCACGTGCGATCGCTTTGCCAAAATCACCAAGGGCCAGCCGCAGCGCGTAATCTAGGAGTAGAACAAGCGAAGGGTGACTATATCGTTTTTATTGATAGCGATTTAGTCGTTACTTCTCATTTCCTGCAAGCTCATGCTGATGCGTTGGTTCAAGCTGAGAGCGATCGCGTGTTTACTTATGGCTGGGTTATTAATACCAATAATTTCGATAACCCAACATCAGAACCTTACAAAATAACCGATTTTTCAGCAGCTTATTTTGCTACGGGAAATGTCGCGATCGCCCGCCAATGGTTAGAAAAAGCTGGACTATTCGACACCCGCTTTCAACTCTACGGCTGGGAAGATTTAGAACTAGGTGTCAGGCTCAAAGAATTAGGCTTAAAACTGATTAAATGTCCAGCAGCAGTTGGCTATCACTGGCATCCACCCTTTGCCTTAGACCAAATTCCCCCAATGATAGACAGAGAAATTCAACGGGGACGCATGGGTGTTTTGTTTTATGAAAAACACCCCACTTGGGACGTGCGAATGATGATCCAAATGACTTTGCTGCACCGTATCCTCTGGGGATTACTATCTCTAGGCGGGACTCTTAACGAGCGCACTATGGCTCCTTTCTTGCAATGGCTAATTAATCAAGGTAAGCCACAATTAGCCTTAGAAATTGCCAGAATTTTCCTTAACTGGTATAACGTTAAAGGCGTTTACGCTGCTTACTATGATGCGCGGCAGAAAGCCTAA